The Bifidobacterium coryneforme genome segment CCCAGGGCCCGTATCTCCTCGATGGTGGCATCTACGGGAAGCACGTGGACCCTGCACCCACGCTCAGCCAGCCGGTAAGGTGTCATGGACTTGATTCCCAAATCCACCGCCGCCACCGTGCAGACGGGCTCTTTCCCCTCATGGTCTCCGACCGGTTCGACGATATAGGATCCATCCGTGCTGACCTCGCCGGTCAGGTGGGACCCACTCATCTGGGGGGCCGAACGGACCTCATCGAGGAGTTCCTGCATGGTTCTGGGCATGCCGCCATCGTTGAGCATGATGTCCGGGCCTGAAAAAATGCCGGCCCGCATAACACCTGCAGAACGCAAGTGCCGCACGAGCCGGCGAGTGTCTATGTGACTGATACCGACGATGCCCTGATCGACCAGTTGGTCATGGAGACTGCCCCGGGCCCGCCAGTTGCTGACGTTGGGGCTGGGTTCCCGGACCGCGTATCCAGCCACCCAGATCCTGTCCGACTCCCCGTCCTGGTCGTTGACACCGGTATTGCCGATGTGGGGGAAGGTCTGTACGACGATCTGCCGAGCATAGCTGGGATCCGTCAGGGTTTCCTGATACCCCGTCATCCCGGTCGAGAAAACAATTTCACCTATGGTAGTGCCCACCGCTCCGAAGCTTCTCCCCAGGTACACTTCCCCATCCTCAAGGATGAGCAAGGCCCGATTGGAAAAACGGCTATCGGAGGTGATGGCGTTGGTGTCCTTCAGGTTCACCGAACCCCCTTGATTACCGTGGATATTCGAAACCACACTAGTCAGACCCGTGGATAACAACCACGCATCCGAATCACCCAGCAGAGATCCTTTTCCACTTCCGCATCCGCTGTGGTTCCCCACCATTTGACGGGCCGAAACGGACGGCCGCAGACACGTCATACAAACAGGAACGCGCGACGGCCCGGCTGTATCCGCCAGGCCGCCGCGCTTTCAGTATCGGCGAGCCATGTCACATCACGATGGTCTATTGGTCGGAAGACTCACCATATAGTTCTTCCGGCATGGTCAAAGTCAGATCGGCAAGGGAAACTTCCTCACCCTGAAGACCATTGTTCTCGTCCTCGTTCGTCGTAACATCTGGGTCGAAGCCATCACCCTTACCCGCCGAACCATCAATCTGATGTTCGGACTCATGGGTGTCTTCGGCATCTATCCGGGAGGTTTCCTGTTCTGCCTTGTCGGCCTCGGCAAGTGCCAGGTCGGCAATCCTGGAAGCCTCCTGGCGACGGACCGTCTCGGCTTCCTCATGCTCGGCTTCCTCATCCTTTTCCTGCTGAACCGCGCTGAGCAGGCCATGTATGAAGGATGGGGCATCAGAGTCCGACAGGCTCTTCGCCAGGGAAAGCGCTTCGTCTATCGCCACCTTGTCGGGCACCTCAGGGTTGTAGAGCATCTCCCAGGCCGCGATACGCAGGAGATTCCTGTCGATGACATGCATCCGGCCCAGGGGCCACCTGGTCGAGTGACGATCAAGGGTGGCGTCGATACTCCTCTTGTGCTCG includes the following:
- the carA gene encoding glutamine-hydrolyzing carbamoyl-phosphate synthase small subunit, translated to MNLKDTNAITSDSRFSNRALLILEDGEVYLGRSFGAVGTTIGEIVFSTGMTGYQETLTDPSYARQIVVQTFPHIGNTGVNDQDGESDRIWVAGYAVREPSPNVSNWRARGSLHDQLVDQGIVGISHIDTRRLVRHLRSAGVMRAGIFSGPDIMLNDGGMPRTMQELLDEVRSAPQMSGSHLTGEVSTDGSYIVEPVGDHEGKEPVCTVAAVDLGIKSMTPYRLAERGCRVHVLPVDATIEEIRALGPDGVFFSNGPGDPSTANEEVSLLRQVLDAGLPFFGICLGNQLLGRALGFDTYKLKFGHRGINQPVMDLTTGKVEITAHNHGFAVDAPKGEPVPAPYGDGRYGRVRVSHIDLNDDVVEGLECLDIPAFSVQYHPEAAAGPHDASYLFDRFVDLMRNAKGGKAHA
- the nusB gene encoding transcription antitermination factor NusB — encoded protein: MARSTARKRALNTLYEADEKGQDILSLLDERIAHPGAQTPLPDYAIQIVRGVAEHKRSIDATLDRHSTRWPLGRMHVIDRNLLRIAAWEMLYNPEVPDKVAIDEALSLAKSLSDSDAPSFIHGLLSAVQQEKDEEAEHEEAETVRRQEASRIADLALAEADKAEQETSRIDAEDTHESEHQIDGSAGKGDGFDPDVTTNEDENNGLQGEEVSLADLTLTMPEELYGESSDQ